The following are encoded together in the Xanthomonas vesicatoria ATCC 35937 genome:
- a CDS encoding CDP-diacylglycerol diphosphatase, which yields MRPCAVRYACAVVLVLAGCAATPPAPVRHASDPDALWRIVSTRCLAEAPRPPDCAAVWSDPARQAVVLKDRHGSFQYLLVPSVRVSGIEDPALRRADAPNYFASAWDARSFVAQALRRPLPRQYVSLALNSPHGRSQEQLHIHIDCLRPDVYAALQRQRAKIGPEWHALAEPLLGHVYLARTLEGEALDQDPVRLLAGTLPADASLRDYSLVVAGAQLQDGRPGFIVLATRQDARSGNRASGEEVQDHACGLVTGATQVLPGVR from the coding sequence ATGAGGCCTTGCGCCGTTCGATATGCATGTGCCGTGGTGCTGGTGTTGGCAGGCTGCGCGGCGACGCCACCTGCGCCAGTACGCCATGCCAGCGACCCGGATGCGCTGTGGCGCATCGTCTCCACCCGATGTCTGGCAGAAGCGCCGCGGCCGCCCGACTGCGCCGCCGTGTGGTCGGATCCGGCGCGCCAGGCAGTGGTGTTGAAAGACCGCCACGGGAGCTTCCAGTATTTGTTGGTACCCAGTGTGCGGGTCAGCGGAATCGAAGACCCCGCGTTGCGACGCGCCGATGCGCCGAATTATTTCGCCAGCGCCTGGGACGCGCGCAGCTTCGTGGCGCAGGCGTTGCGACGCCCGTTGCCCAGGCAATACGTCAGCCTTGCATTGAACTCGCCGCACGGCCGCTCGCAGGAGCAACTGCATATCCACATCGATTGCCTGCGTCCGGACGTGTACGCAGCGCTGCAGCGTCAGCGCGCCAAGATCGGCCCGGAGTGGCATGCCTTGGCCGAGCCGCTACTGGGCCACGTATACCTGGCCAGGACGCTGGAGGGCGAAGCGCTGGACCAGGACCCGGTTCGGCTGCTGGCAGGCACGCTTCCTGCCGATGCCAGCTTGCGCGATTACTCGCTGGTGGTCGCTGGCGCGCAACTGCAGGACGGGCGGCCGGGATTCATCGTGCTGGCGACCCGGCAGGATGCACGCAGTGGTAACCGTGCCAGTGGCGAAGAAGTGCAGGATCACGCCTGCGGTCTGGTGACCGGTGCGACGCAGGTCTTGCCTGGCGTGCGTTGA
- the parE gene encoding DNA topoisomerase IV subunit B — translation MNTRYNAADIEVLSGLDPVKRRPGMYTDTARPNHLAQEVIDNSVDEALAGHAKQVEVTLYKDGSCEVSDDGRGMPVDMHPEEKIPGVELILTRLHAGGKFNNRNYTFSGGLHGVGVSVVNALSTKVELFIKREGSEHRMEFRDGIAASKLEVVGTVGKKNTGTRLRFWADPKYFDTPKFNVRALRHLLRAKAVLCPGLTVKLHDEATGEQDSWYFENGLRDYLKGEMAEHEMLPADLFAGSLKKDTEIVDWAAAWVPEGELVQESYVNLIPTAQHGTHVNGLRSGLTDALREFCDFRNLLPRGVKLAPEDVWDRVTFVLSLKMTDPQFSGQTKERLSSRQAAGFIEGAAHDAFSLYLNQNVEIGEKIAQIAIDRASARLKTEKQIVRKKVTQGPALPGKLADCISQDLSRTELFLVEGDSAGGSAKQARDKDFQAILPLRGKILNTWEVASGSVLASEEVHNLAIAIGCDPGKDDITGLRYGKVVILADADSDGLHIATLLTALFLQHFPALVAAGHVFVAMPPLFRVDVGKQVFYALDEEEKTTLLDKIAREKMKGQISVTRFKGLGEMNPQQLRESTIHPDTRRLVQLTIDDGEQTRSLMDMLLAKKRAGDRKQWLESKGDLASLEV, via the coding sequence ATGAACACCCGTTATAACGCCGCCGATATTGAAGTGCTGTCCGGCCTGGACCCGGTCAAACGCCGCCCGGGCATGTACACCGACACCGCGCGCCCGAACCATCTGGCGCAGGAAGTGATCGACAACTCCGTCGACGAGGCGCTGGCCGGCCATGCCAAGCAGGTCGAAGTCACCTTGTACAAGGACGGCAGCTGCGAGGTGTCCGACGACGGTCGCGGCATGCCGGTGGACATGCACCCGGAAGAGAAGATTCCCGGTGTCGAACTGATCCTGACCCGCCTGCATGCCGGCGGCAAGTTCAACAACCGCAACTACACCTTCTCCGGCGGTCTGCACGGTGTGGGCGTGAGCGTGGTCAACGCGCTCTCGACCAAGGTCGAGCTGTTCATCAAGCGCGAAGGCAGCGAACACCGCATGGAGTTCCGCGACGGGATCGCCGCCTCCAAGCTGGAAGTGGTCGGCACCGTCGGCAAGAAGAACACCGGCACGCGGCTGCGTTTCTGGGCCGACCCGAAGTATTTCGACACACCCAAGTTCAATGTGCGTGCGCTGCGCCATCTGTTGCGCGCCAAGGCGGTGCTGTGCCCCGGCCTGACCGTGAAGCTGCACGACGAAGCTACCGGCGAGCAGGACAGCTGGTACTTCGAAAATGGCCTGCGCGATTATCTGAAGGGCGAGATGGCCGAGCACGAGATGCTGCCGGCCGACCTGTTTGCAGGCAGCCTGAAGAAAGACACCGAGATCGTCGACTGGGCTGCGGCCTGGGTACCCGAAGGCGAGCTGGTGCAGGAAAGCTACGTCAACCTGATCCCGACCGCGCAGCACGGCACCCACGTCAACGGCCTGCGCTCGGGCCTGACCGACGCGCTGCGCGAGTTCTGCGATTTCCGCAACCTGCTGCCGCGCGGCGTCAAGCTGGCACCGGAGGACGTGTGGGACCGGGTCACCTTCGTGCTCAGCCTGAAGATGACCGACCCGCAGTTCTCCGGGCAGACCAAGGAGCGGCTGTCGTCGCGTCAGGCGGCCGGTTTCATCGAAGGCGCTGCGCACGATGCCTTCAGCCTGTACCTCAATCAGAACGTGGAGATCGGCGAGAAGATCGCGCAGATCGCCATCGACCGCGCCAGCGCGCGGTTGAAGACCGAAAAGCAGATCGTCCGCAAGAAGGTTACCCAGGGCCCGGCCCTGCCCGGCAAGCTGGCTGACTGCATCAGCCAGGACCTGTCGCGGACCGAGTTGTTCCTGGTGGAAGGCGATTCAGCCGGCGGCTCGGCCAAGCAGGCGCGCGATAAGGACTTCCAGGCGATCCTGCCGCTACGCGGCAAGATCCTCAACACCTGGGAAGTGGCATCGGGCAGCGTGCTGGCATCCGAAGAAGTCCACAATCTGGCCATTGCGATCGGTTGCGACCCGGGCAAGGACGACATCACCGGGCTGCGCTACGGCAAGGTGGTGATCCTGGCCGATGCGGACTCCGACGGCCTGCATATCGCCACGCTGTTGACGGCGCTGTTCCTGCAGCACTTCCCCGCGCTGGTGGCCGCCGGCCATGTGTTCGTGGCGATGCCGCCGCTGTTCCGCGTGGACGTGGGCAAACAGGTGTTCTACGCGCTGGACGAAGAAGAAAAAACCACGCTGCTGGACAAGATCGCGCGCGAAAAGATGAAGGGCCAGATCAGCGTCACCCGCTTCAAGGGCCTGGGCGAGATGAACCCGCAACAGCTGCGCGAATCCACCATCCACCCGGACACGCGCCGGCTGGTGCAGCTGACCATCGACGACGGCGAACAGACCCGCTCGTTGATGGACATGCTGCTGGCCAAGAAGCGCGCGGGCGACCGCAAGCAATGGCTGGAATCCAAGGGCGATCTGGCATCGCTGGAAGTCTGA
- a CDS encoding CTP synthase: protein MTPLIFVTGGVVSSLGKGIAAASLASILEARGLKVTMMKLDPYINVDPGTMSPFQHGEVYVTDDGAETDLDLGHYERYVRTRLSRKNSVTTGRIYENVIRKERRGDYLGATVQVIPHITDEIRRCIDEATAGFDVALIEIGGTVGDIESLPFLEAIRQVRTERGAEKAMFMHLTLVPYIAAAGELKTKPTQHSVKELRSIGIQPDVLLCRSEQAVPDSERRKIALFTNVSERAVISCPDIDVLYGMPLELLRQGLDELVIDQFKLRDKVAAADLSEWAAVVDAVKHPLDEVTIAVVGKYVDHQDAYKSVAEALRHGGLRQRTKVNLKWLEAQDLEGSDMAALQDIDGILVPGGFGDRGFEGKVQTSKFAREHKVPYFGICYGMQAAVVDYARHVADLDAANSTENDRQSPHPVIGLITEWRTATGEVEKRDEKSDLGGTMRLGLQEQRLKPGTLAREVYGKDVVAERHRHRYEFNNRYRTQLEDAGLVISGKSMDDTLVEVVELPRDAHPWFLACQAHPEFLSTPRDGHPLFIGFVRAAREKKAGGKLLKEARA, encoded by the coding sequence ATGACCCCCCTGATTTTTGTTACCGGCGGCGTAGTGTCCTCGCTAGGCAAGGGCATTGCCGCCGCTTCGCTTGCCTCCATTCTGGAAGCGCGTGGCCTGAAGGTCACGATGATGAAGCTGGACCCGTACATCAATGTGGACCCGGGCACGATGAGCCCGTTTCAGCATGGCGAGGTCTACGTCACCGACGACGGTGCCGAAACCGACCTGGACCTTGGCCACTACGAGCGCTACGTGCGCACGCGGCTGTCGCGCAAGAACTCGGTCACCACCGGCCGCATCTACGAGAACGTGATCCGCAAGGAGCGCCGCGGCGACTACCTGGGCGCCACCGTGCAGGTGATCCCACACATCACCGATGAAATCCGTCGCTGCATCGACGAGGCCACGGCCGGCTTCGACGTGGCGTTGATCGAGATCGGCGGCACCGTCGGCGATATCGAATCGCTGCCGTTCCTGGAAGCGATCCGCCAGGTGCGCACCGAGCGCGGCGCCGAGAAGGCCATGTTCATGCACCTCACCCTGGTGCCGTACATCGCCGCGGCCGGTGAGTTGAAGACCAAGCCGACCCAGCACTCGGTCAAGGAACTGCGCTCGATCGGTATCCAGCCGGATGTGCTGCTGTGCCGGTCCGAACAGGCGGTGCCGGATTCGGAGCGCCGCAAGATCGCGCTGTTCACCAATGTTTCCGAGCGCGCAGTGATCAGCTGCCCGGACATCGACGTGCTCTACGGCATGCCGCTGGAATTGTTACGCCAGGGTCTGGACGAGTTGGTCATCGACCAGTTCAAGCTGCGCGACAAGGTCGCCGCGGCCGACCTGTCCGAATGGGCGGCAGTGGTGGATGCGGTCAAACACCCGCTGGACGAGGTCACCATTGCGGTGGTCGGCAAGTATGTCGATCACCAGGACGCCTATAAGTCGGTGGCCGAAGCGCTGCGTCATGGCGGCCTGCGCCAGCGCACCAAGGTCAACCTGAAGTGGCTGGAAGCGCAGGATCTGGAAGGCAGCGACATGGCCGCCTTGCAGGACATCGACGGCATCCTGGTGCCGGGCGGCTTTGGCGATCGCGGTTTCGAAGGCAAGGTGCAAACCTCCAAGTTTGCGCGCGAGCACAAGGTGCCGTACTTCGGTATCTGCTACGGCATGCAGGCCGCAGTGGTGGACTATGCACGCCATGTTGCCGATCTGGATGCGGCCAACAGCACCGAAAATGATCGCCAGTCGCCGCATCCGGTGATCGGCCTGATCACCGAATGGCGCACCGCCACCGGCGAAGTCGAAAAGCGCGACGAAAAATCCGACCTGGGCGGCACCATGCGACTGGGCTTGCAGGAGCAACGGCTCAAGCCCGGCACGCTGGCGCGCGAGGTCTACGGCAAGGACGTGGTGGCCGAGCGTCATCGCCACCGTTACGAGTTCAACAACCGCTACCGCACCCAGCTGGAAGATGCCGGCCTGGTGATCTCTGGCAAGTCGATGGACGACACGCTGGTGGAAGTGGTGGAACTGCCGCGCGATGCGCACCCGTGGTTCCTGGCCTGCCAGGCGCACCCGGAGTTTCTGTCCACCCCGCGCGACGGGCACCCGTTGTTCATCGGCTTCGTGCGTGCTGCGCGCGAAAAGAAGGCTGGTGGCAAGCTGCTCAAGGAAGCGCGTGCGTAA
- the kdsA gene encoding 3-deoxy-8-phosphooctulonate synthase, whose translation MKLCDFEVGLDQPLFLIAGPCVIESMQLQLDVAGKLKEITGKLGVNFIFKSSFDKANRTSGTSFRGPGLEEGLKVLDAVKKQIGVPVLTDVHEYTPMNEVAAVVDVLQTPAFLVRQTDFIKNVCAAGKPVNIKKGQFLAPWDMKPVVEKAKSTGNEQIMVCERGASFGYNNLVSDMRSLSVMRDTGCPVVFDATHSVQLPGGQGSSSGGQREFVPVLARAAVAVGISGLFAETHPDPSKALSDGPNAWPLDRMEELLETLMELDAVTKKHGFARFA comes from the coding sequence ATGAAACTGTGTGATTTTGAAGTCGGCCTCGACCAGCCGCTGTTCCTGATTGCGGGCCCGTGCGTGATCGAGTCGATGCAGTTGCAGCTCGATGTCGCCGGCAAGCTGAAGGAGATCACCGGCAAGCTCGGGGTCAACTTCATCTTCAAGTCGAGCTTCGACAAGGCCAATCGCACCTCGGGCACCAGCTTCCGCGGCCCGGGCCTGGAAGAAGGTCTGAAGGTGCTGGACGCGGTGAAAAAGCAGATTGGCGTGCCGGTGCTCACTGACGTGCACGAATACACCCCGATGAACGAAGTGGCCGCTGTCGTCGACGTGTTGCAGACCCCGGCGTTTCTGGTGCGTCAGACCGACTTCATCAAGAACGTCTGCGCCGCCGGCAAGCCGGTGAACATCAAGAAAGGCCAGTTCCTGGCGCCGTGGGACATGAAGCCGGTGGTCGAAAAAGCCAAGTCGACCGGCAACGAGCAAATCATGGTCTGCGAGCGCGGCGCCTCATTCGGCTACAACAATCTGGTCAGCGACATGCGCTCGCTCAGCGTCATGCGCGACACCGGCTGTCCGGTGGTGTTCGACGCCACCCACTCGGTGCAGTTGCCGGGCGGGCAGGGCAGTAGCTCCGGTGGCCAGCGCGAGTTTGTGCCGGTGCTGGCGCGCGCTGCGGTGGCCGTGGGCATTTCCGGCCTGTTCGCCGAAACCCATCCGGATCCGTCCAAGGCCCTCTCTGACGGGCCTAATGCCTGGCCGCTGGACCGCATGGAAGAACTGCTGGAAACGCTGATGGAATTGGATGCAGTGACCAAGAAACACGGGTTCGCGCGTTTCGCATGA
- the eno gene encoding phosphopyruvate hydratase has product MTTIAKILAREILDSRGNPTLEAEVTLADGAFGRAAVPSGASTGTKEAVELRDGDKTRYMGKGVRHAVDNVNGTIAETLKDFDAADQQGLDRRLIDLDGTENKGRLGANALLGVSLAAAHAVAASRKQPLWQYLSTITEADVQLPVPMMNIINGGAHADNNVDFQEFMVLPVGCSSFSEALRAGTEIFHSLKSVLKGHGLSTAVGDEGGFAPDFRSNVEALDTILEAIGKAGYTAGEDVLLGLDVASSEFYDNGKYNLVGENKRLTSEQFVDFLADWVAQYPIISIEDGLAEDDWAGWKLLTDRVGKKVQLVGDDLFVTNPKIFKQGIDSGTANAILIKVNQIGTLTETLEAIAMAHAANYASIVSHRSGETEDTTIADIAVATTATQIKTGSLCRSDRVAKYNQLLRIEQALGSGARYAGRDAFVSIKR; this is encoded by the coding sequence ATGACCACTATCGCCAAGATCCTCGCCCGCGAAATCCTCGATTCCCGCGGCAATCCCACGCTGGAGGCCGAAGTCACGCTGGCAGACGGCGCGTTCGGCCGCGCCGCCGTCCCTTCGGGCGCCTCGACCGGCACCAAGGAAGCGGTGGAGCTGCGTGACGGCGACAAGACCCGTTACATGGGCAAGGGCGTGCGCCACGCGGTGGACAACGTCAATGGCACCATCGCCGAAACGCTCAAGGATTTCGACGCGGCCGACCAGCAGGGGCTGGACCGTCGCCTGATCGACCTGGACGGCACCGAGAACAAAGGCCGCCTGGGTGCCAACGCGCTGCTGGGTGTCTCGCTGGCCGCCGCGCATGCAGTTGCCGCCTCGCGCAAGCAGCCGCTGTGGCAGTACCTGTCCACCATCACCGAAGCCGATGTGCAATTGCCGGTGCCAATGATGAACATCATCAACGGTGGCGCGCATGCCGATAACAACGTCGACTTCCAGGAGTTCATGGTGCTGCCGGTCGGTTGCAGCTCGTTCTCCGAAGCGCTGCGCGCCGGCACCGAAATCTTCCATTCGCTCAAGTCGGTGCTCAAGGGCCACGGCCTGAGCACGGCGGTGGGCGATGAAGGCGGCTTTGCGCCGGACTTCCGCAGCAACGTCGAAGCGCTGGACACCATTCTCGAAGCGATCGGCAAGGCCGGCTACACCGCCGGTGAAGACGTGCTGCTGGGCCTGGACGTGGCCTCCAGCGAGTTCTACGACAACGGCAAGTACAACCTGGTCGGCGAGAACAAGCGCCTGACCAGCGAGCAGTTCGTCGACTTCCTGGCCGACTGGGTCGCGCAGTATCCGATCATCAGCATCGAAGACGGCCTGGCCGAGGACGATTGGGCTGGCTGGAAGCTGCTGACCGACCGCGTCGGCAAGAAGGTGCAGCTAGTCGGCGACGATCTGTTCGTCACCAACCCGAAGATCTTCAAGCAGGGCATCGACTCGGGCACCGCCAACGCGATCCTGATCAAGGTCAACCAGATCGGCACGCTGACCGAAACGCTGGAAGCCATCGCCATGGCGCACGCGGCCAACTACGCCTCCATCGTCTCGCACCGCTCGGGCGAAACCGAAGACACCACCATCGCCGATATCGCCGTGGCCACCACCGCCACCCAGATCAAGACCGGCTCGCTGTGCCGCAGCGACCGTGTGGCCAAGTACAACCAGCTGCTGCGCATCGAGCAGGCGTTGGGCTCCGGCGCGCGTTACGCCGGGCGCGACGCGTTCGTTTCGATCAAGCGATAA
- the ftsB gene encoding cell division protein FtsB, with translation MRNWRWLLLVLAVLLAWLQYRFWFGPGNSGEVMMLEAQVAHQTQDNEGLRQRNQALAAEVKDLKDGEAAIEERARSELGMIKPGETFYRVVEDAPPLPAASAEAAPTPATSDPASATEPHP, from the coding sequence GTGCGCAACTGGCGCTGGCTACTGCTGGTGCTGGCGGTGCTGCTGGCTTGGCTGCAGTACCGCTTCTGGTTCGGGCCCGGGAATTCTGGCGAAGTCATGATGCTGGAAGCCCAGGTCGCGCATCAGACACAAGACAACGAAGGTCTGCGCCAACGCAACCAGGCGTTGGCAGCAGAGGTGAAGGATTTGAAGGACGGCGAGGCGGCAATCGAAGAACGCGCACGCAGCGAACTGGGCATGATCAAACCGGGCGAGACGTTCTATCGCGTGGTCGAAGATGCCCCGCCACTGCCTGCCGCATCGGCTGAAGCCGCGCCCACTCCGGCCACGTCTGACCCTGCATCCGCAACGGAACCGCACCCATGA
- the ispD gene encoding 2-C-methyl-D-erythritol 4-phosphate cytidylyltransferase produces MTGSIWAIVPAAGRGTRFGGALPKQYLPAAGQPLMAYTLAALAAHPAVAGILVAIAPGDADWPGWTAVQSKPVLTCVGGATRAASVLAGLLALPESVRADDFVLVHDAARPNLALADLDRLLETGRGDPVGAILAAPVRDTLKRAGDDGGIDGTEPRDRLWRALTPQLFRRHQLIRGLTEASAAGVDVTDDAMAMERLGLRPLLVEGAEDNFKITTPADLARFEFELVRRGVAVDAGPAAASIDEVVPAMHSDAGLAAVANDGSDAS; encoded by the coding sequence ATGACCGGTTCGATCTGGGCTATCGTGCCGGCCGCAGGGCGCGGCACGCGGTTTGGTGGCGCGCTTCCCAAACAGTATCTGCCAGCAGCGGGTCAGCCGCTGATGGCCTATACCTTGGCAGCGCTGGCTGCGCATCCGGCGGTCGCTGGCATTCTGGTGGCGATTGCACCGGGCGATGCCGACTGGCCAGGCTGGACAGCGGTGCAGTCCAAGCCCGTATTGACCTGCGTAGGCGGTGCAACACGCGCAGCCTCGGTGCTGGCCGGCTTGCTGGCCCTGCCTGAGAGCGTGCGTGCGGACGACTTTGTGCTGGTACACGATGCCGCGCGGCCGAATCTGGCATTGGCAGACCTGGACCGGTTACTGGAAACCGGCCGCGGCGACCCAGTCGGCGCGATCCTTGCCGCACCGGTGCGCGACACGCTCAAACGTGCTGGCGACGATGGCGGGATCGACGGTACCGAGCCACGCGACCGCCTGTGGCGCGCGCTGACACCGCAGCTGTTTCGGCGTCATCAGTTGATCCGTGGCCTCACCGAAGCATCGGCTGCCGGCGTCGATGTCACCGACGACGCCATGGCGATGGAGCGGCTCGGGCTGCGCCCGCTGCTGGTGGAAGGCGCGGAGGACAACTTCAAGATCACCACGCCGGCCGACCTGGCGCGCTTCGAGTTCGAACTTGTACGCCGCGGCGTTGCGGTTGATGCCGGGCCTGCTGCTGCGTCCATCGATGAAGTTGTGCCAGCCATGCACAGCGATGCCGGGCTCGCCGCCGTTGCCAACGACGGCAGCGACGCCTCCTAA
- the ispF gene encoding 2-C-methyl-D-erythritol 2,4-cyclodiphosphate synthase, with translation MSFNFRIGQGYDVHAFGDGDHVMLGGVRVAHSQGVLAHSDGDVVLHALCDAMLGALALGDIGQHFPPSDARWKDADSAQFLQHCDQLLRERGWRVGNADITVICERPKVGPHALAMRERIAGLLGIELDAVSVKATTSEKLGFTGRGEGIAAQAAVLLGKIGF, from the coding sequence ATGTCCTTCAATTTCCGAATCGGCCAGGGCTACGACGTACATGCGTTCGGCGATGGCGATCATGTGATGCTCGGCGGCGTTCGCGTCGCACATAGCCAGGGCGTCCTCGCGCATAGCGACGGCGACGTGGTGTTGCACGCGCTTTGCGATGCGATGCTAGGTGCGTTGGCGCTGGGCGATATCGGCCAGCATTTTCCGCCGTCCGACGCACGCTGGAAGGACGCCGACAGCGCGCAGTTTCTGCAGCATTGCGATCAGTTGCTGCGCGAGCGCGGCTGGCGGGTGGGTAACGCCGACATCACCGTGATCTGCGAGCGGCCCAAGGTTGGCCCGCATGCGCTGGCCATGCGCGAACGCATTGCCGGGCTGCTCGGCATCGAACTCGATGCGGTCAGCGTCAAGGCCACGACGAGCGAGAAGCTCGGTTTCACCGGCCGTGGCGAAGGCATTGCCGCGCAGGCGGCGGTGCTGCTGGGCAAGATCGGGTTCTAG
- the truD gene encoding tRNA pseudouridine(13) synthase TruD gives MSETSFLPRAHGAAVLSAAMRSTPEDFQVDELPSFEPSGEGEHLLLTIRKRGQNTAYIAKQLAQWAGIAEMGVSYAGLKDRHAVTTQRFSVHLPKRVAPDLAMLDDAQMQVVHSTWHNRKLQRGALLGNRFVLTLRQVQGERDAIEQRLQAIAARGIPNWFGEQRFGRDGGNVASALAMFGYLQEADGTLSPAPKRRLRNDQRSILLSAARSSLFNRVLAARVEQGSWDAALDGEAWMLDGSRSVFGPEPWSEVLAERLARFDIHPSGPLWGAGELRCTDQAAAVEQGALSDPQSDVLRQGLEAAGLKQERRALRLRPQGLGYRWLQDQALQVEFALPPGCYATAVLWELGDVGDAGRPALATRVDG, from the coding sequence ATGAGCGAGACTTCCTTCCTGCCACGCGCGCACGGCGCTGCGGTCCTTAGCGCAGCAATGCGCAGTACGCCGGAGGATTTTCAGGTCGATGAGTTGCCGTCGTTCGAGCCGTCCGGCGAGGGCGAGCATCTGTTGCTCACCATTCGCAAGCGCGGCCAGAACACTGCCTATATAGCCAAACAGCTTGCGCAGTGGGCGGGTATCGCCGAGATGGGCGTGAGTTATGCAGGGTTGAAGGATCGTCATGCAGTGACCACGCAGCGTTTCAGCGTGCATCTGCCCAAGCGCGTTGCGCCGGACCTTGCCATGCTCGACGATGCGCAGATGCAGGTGGTTCACAGCACCTGGCACAACCGCAAGCTGCAACGCGGCGCGTTGCTGGGCAATCGCTTCGTGCTGACGCTGCGTCAGGTGCAGGGCGAGCGCGACGCCATCGAGCAACGCTTGCAGGCAATCGCCGCGCGCGGCATTCCCAATTGGTTTGGCGAACAGCGGTTTGGGCGCGATGGCGGCAACGTGGCATCTGCGTTGGCGATGTTCGGCTACCTGCAGGAGGCCGACGGCACGTTGTCACCGGCACCCAAGCGGCGTCTGCGCAACGATCAACGTTCGATCCTGCTGTCTGCGGCGCGCTCGTCGCTGTTCAATCGCGTCCTGGCCGCGCGTGTGGAGCAAGGCAGCTGGGATGCAGCGCTGGATGGCGAGGCGTGGATGCTGGATGGCTCGCGCAGCGTGTTCGGTCCCGAGCCGTGGAGCGAGGTGCTGGCCGAGCGGCTGGCGCGTTTCGACATCCACCCAAGTGGCCCACTGTGGGGCGCTGGCGAGTTGCGTTGCACCGATCAGGCCGCAGCGGTGGAGCAGGGCGCGTTATCGGATCCGCAATCGGACGTCTTGCGCCAGGGCCTGGAAGCAGCCGGGCTGAAGCAGGAGCGCCGCGCATTGCGCCTGCGTCCGCAGGGTCTGGGATATCGCTGGCTGCAAGATCAGGCCCTGCAAGTGGAATTTGCGCTGCCGCCAGGCTGCTACGCCACTGCGGTGCTATGGGAACTGGGCGACGTCGGCGATGCCGGTCGTCCAGCATTAGCGACTCGCGTCGATGGCTGA
- a CDS encoding Smr/MutS family protein, with protein MSHPEDEDDSALFRAAIGAVKPIREVAPPANAKPRPKPRARMAERDDAEAHTEFARLLRDSAPLEAGDTASYRRENLPTRLFQRLKRGQFSVQDELDLHGATAAQAEALLRQFLLDAHAHEHGCVRIIHGKGLQSDNGAPVLKNLMDRLLRQRNDVLAFHSAPPTQGGTGALLVLLARR; from the coding sequence ATGTCACACCCTGAAGACGAAGACGACAGCGCACTGTTCCGCGCAGCGATCGGCGCGGTCAAGCCGATCCGCGAGGTGGCGCCGCCGGCCAATGCCAAACCGCGCCCCAAACCGCGTGCGCGCATGGCCGAGCGCGACGACGCCGAAGCGCATACCGAATTTGCCCGATTGCTACGTGACAGCGCACCGCTGGAAGCCGGTGACACCGCCAGCTATCGCCGCGAGAATCTTCCCACGCGTTTGTTTCAACGCCTCAAGCGCGGGCAGTTTTCGGTGCAGGACGAACTGGATCTGCATGGCGCCACCGCAGCGCAGGCCGAAGCGTTGCTGCGGCAATTCCTGCTGGATGCACACGCGCACGAACATGGCTGCGTGCGCATCATCCACGGCAAGGGCCTGCAGTCGGACAATGGCGCGCCAGTGCTGAAGAACCTGATGGACCGCCTGCTGCGCCAGCGCAACGATGTGCTGGCATTTCATTCGGCGCCGCCGACGCAGGGCGGTACCGGCGCGTTGCTGGTGTTATTGGCGCGGCGGTAG
- the surE gene encoding 5'/3'-nucleotidase SurE: MRVLVSNDDGVDAPGIQILAEALRHAGHEVMVVAPDRDRSGASNSLTLDVPIRTRRIDAQTCAVAGTPTDCVHLALTGMLEYDPDIVVSGINNSANLGDDVIYSGTVSAAMEGRFLGLPAVAVSLVTHNHQAHHYDTAARAAVEIVARLKADPLPADTILNVNVPDLAWTDVLGFEVTRLGNRHRSEPCVPQQDPRGRTVYWIGPAGPEQDAGAGTDFHAVRTGRISITPIHVDLTRYQALETVAGWVGGLTAALDGPA, from the coding sequence ATGCGCGTACTGGTTAGCAACGACGACGGTGTCGACGCCCCCGGCATCCAGATCCTGGCCGAGGCATTGCGGCATGCCGGTCATGAAGTGATGGTGGTCGCGCCCGATCGCGACCGCTCCGGCGCCAGCAATTCGCTGACATTGGATGTGCCGATCCGCACCCGTCGCATCGACGCACAGACCTGCGCGGTGGCCGGCACACCGACCGACTGCGTGCATCTGGCGCTCACCGGCATGCTGGAGTACGACCCGGATATCGTGGTCTCCGGCATCAATAATTCGGCCAATCTCGGCGACGACGTGATCTATTCCGGCACTGTCTCTGCCGCGATGGAAGGCCGCTTCCTGGGCCTGCCCGCGGTCGCGGTATCGCTGGTCACGCACAATCACCAGGCCCATCACTACGACACCGCCGCGCGCGCCGCGGTGGAGATCGTCGCGCGGCTGAAGGCCGACCCGTTGCCGGCCGACACCATCCTCAACGTCAACGTGCCGGATCTGGCCTGGACGGATGTGCTCGGCTTCGAAGTCACCCGACTTGGCAACCGGCATCGCTCGGAGCCCTGCGTGCCGCAGCAAGACCCGCGCGGCCGCACCGTGTACTGGATCGGCCCGGCCGGTCCGGAGCAGGACGCCGGCGCCGGCACCGATTTCCACGCCGTGCGCACCGGGCGTATCTCGATCACGCCGATCCATGTCGATCTCACCCGCTACCAGGCGCTGGAGACGGTGGCGGGGTGGGTTGGCGGGCTGACCGCTGCGCTGGACGGCCCGGCATGA